Part of the Pseudoalteromonas sp. Scap06 genome is shown below.
TCCTTGGGTCTGCTGACCTTTATAGATTAAGGCGCTTATTACATTTACTGTAACAAAATAACCTACACAATATCAGCATGCTTAACGCACAAAGCTATGGTTTAAACCCAAACTTTTATAATTAATTACCATGCTGGATTTTTAAATTCATCACTGAGCGTGTCGATTAGTGCTCTTACTGTTGCCGATAAATGCTGACGAGAAGGGTAAAGCACATATATTTTCATTTGGTTTAATGTCCATGGCGCTAATACACGCTGCAAGCGACCATCAAGTATATATTGATTTGCCAAATACGTAGGCTGTACTGAAATACCACCACCGGCTATGGCTGCATGAAGTAATGTGGTGGCCTCGTTTGCACTTAAATTGCATTTAACATCAACAGATTGAAACTCATCCCCGTTGTGTAAATGCCAAATATATCGGTCGAAGTTTTTATAGCCTAAACACTGATGAGCGCTTAACTGTTGTGGTGTCGTTATTGGCGGATAATCAGCAAGGTAGTCGGCTGAGGCCACTAATATAGATTCACACTCGGCAATAGGTTTACCTATTAACGAAGGATCAGGATTGGCTGCAATACGTATTGCCAAATCAACACGTTGCTCTATTAGATCTGTGGTTGAGTCTTCAAGATCTATGTCTATTTGCACGTTAGGGTGACGTTTCATAAAACGTGTAAATATAGGGGCTAATTGTGCAAAACCTAACGACATACTGGTCGCTACTCGTATTTTACCTGACAACTGTTGCTGGCTTTTAGTTTGTTCAACTAAACGGTTAGCCTGTGCTAACCATTGCTCTATTTCGGGTAAACAGGCCTCGCCGGCGGTGGTAAGCGTTACTTTACGGGTAGTGCGATGCAATAAGCGCGTATTTAACCAGGCCTCTGCCGACTCAATATGACGAGTAACCATAGGGCGTGACATTTCAAGCCGATCGGCAGTAGCAGTAAAACTGCCTGAGTAGGCAACATCCACAAAAACCTGCGCTGCGGTGAGTTTATCCATAGTATTTGCACGATTTATGAAACAATGATGCTAATTATTGGTTGTTTTTCTGAACATATCAAACCTTTATTATGCTCGCATTAGCAACCAATGATGAGAATACTATGAACCTACGCACTCTTTTACTAAGCACACTATTAGCCAGCAATATCGCTATTGCAGACGAAACCCCACTAACCCTTGATGTGTATAACGCTGACAGCAATAGCTTTCATGTTAATGCCACGCTGGTGTATGGCCGTACCGATGCAATTTTAATTGATACCGGATTTACCAAAGCAGATGCACTGCGCATTGCCGCCAAAGTAATTGACTCTGGTAAACAACTAAAAACTATTTTTATTAGCCAAGCCGATCCTGATTACTACTTTGGCGCTGAAGTGTTACAGCAGTTTTTTCCTGACGCAAAGATTATAACCACACCGGCAGTGCACCAAAAAATAGCAGCAAAGCTTAAAGGTAAACTTGCTTTCTGGACGCCAAAAATGGGGGAAAACGCCCCTAAAAACCCCGTCGTACCTAAGATATTTAATGGTAATAGCTTAAAAATAGAAGGCCATACCATTGAAATTCGTGGTACAGAGGGTGAGCATAATCATCGCCCATATTTATGGATCCCTGATAATAAAGCTATTTTAGGAAATGTGGCTGTATACGCTAATGTTCATTTATGGATGGCCGATGCACAAACTCAGGCAGAGCAAAATGCATGGGCAAAGCAACTTAATGAAATGAAAGCACTCAACCCTGACGTGGTGATCCCTGGGCATATGAAAGCAGGCACCCAATTAGATGCTGCAAATATTGATTTTTCAATCCAGTATTTAAAGGATTTTGCACACGCTAAGCAAAGTAGTGATAGCAGTAAGCTGCTGATAGATAAAATGACCAACTCATACCCAGAGGCTGTATTACCTATGGCTCTTAGCATTGGCGCTAAAGTTCATAAAGGCGAAATGAAATGGTAATTACTTACGCTTAACCACTGTAATAAATACAGTAGAACCAAAAAACACGCCTAGCAAAGTCTGGCGTGTTTTTTATTATTGCCACAAATACATACTGGCTCGTTTATTGGCAATATTTAATTCAAATACCTCAGTGCTTGCACACATAGCAGCGCCATAGCATACATGTAGCGGTAACAAGTGCTCTTCTCTAGGGTGATTAAAGCGTGCAGCTGGAGCTTGCTGCCATGCTAATAATTGATGTTCACGCTGTTGCTCGGTTAATGTTTGATCTGCGATTGTGCTTACCAACCAATTTTCAAATGCCTGATTTTGCTGGTTAACATCGTTTGATTGAGTAACACCAAAAGCGCGCATATTATGGAAGGTAAAGCCTGAGCCTATAATTAATAAGTTATCGTAATCAATACTTTGCAACGCTTTACCAATTTCAACATGCAACAGCGGATCAAGGCTTGGGTGCAAGGATATTTGCACACAGGGAATATCGGCCTCTGGATACATAATTTTTAACGGTACAAACATACCGTGATCGTAGCCACGCTGTAGATCGAGTTTTGAGTCAATATTGTGTGTTGTGAGCGCTTGTTGTACTAAATTAGCAAGTTGCGGCTGGCCAGCACAAGGGTAAGTTAATTGATACGCCTGCTTAGGAAAACCGTAGTAATCGTAAATTAATTTAGGTGTTGCTGAGGCTGTGATTGCAATAGGGGTTGATTCCCAATGTGCGCTGATCATTAAAATAGCGCTAGGCTTTTTGATTTTAGCAGCAACGGTTTGTAAACATTCCACCATATCTTTATGGCTTGGCTCTCCTAGCAGCGGTAATGGACCGCCGCCATGAGATAAAAAGAAAACATTTGCTGGTTGCGGCATACTTAACCCTTAATTGTTCGATGTGGTTATTATAATGCATGCTCAAATCACAATTAACTAGCCACAAAAATGCACAGCTAAAGTGCAAATTCTAAGAAGCTCTAGCAGTCATCAACCAAACCACAATACTGGCAGGGGTAACACCTTTAATACCTTGGTTTAATTTTTCGCAGCTGAGCATTTTTAAGCTGTACTGCTTTGCATAAATACTCTGTACCTCTGCCGCAGGCACACTGTATGGCGTGCCACTACGTTGAGATTGGTCGTAAATACAGGTGATCAATAATTGCGGTGCAGCATCACTTAGGCTAATCAAGTGTTGGGCATATTGACTGCGAATAGTGTAGGGTAGCGCGACTAAGGCACCGCGATCATATATTGCATCAACATGACCTAAATGCTCAACCGTTAAAGCAAACACATCACCGGCCCAAATACAGATCCCCAGAGCCTGATACGCAGTAAGTAGACCATGTGTCGTTATTTTTGGCGTAAGTGCTAATTCATCAAACAGTTGTTGAACAGCAAGCTCACTAAGTTCTACACCCACAACTTGCATGCCCTTATTGAGCAAGTAGTGTATATCAACTGTTTTGCCACACAAAGGTACAAACACACGACTATCTAGCGGTAAATTTAAGTTAGTAAAATAACGATCTAAACTCGGGTTTACATTATCGCCATGAAAGCCAACATCATTATTTTGCCAGCGCTTTAACCAATATTCTGCTTGCATAATAACCTCTCAAAAGAGTGACAGCGCTAATGCGCTTAGGTATAAACCCACACCAAACACTGCGTGCGATAAAATGCTTTTAATTCTAGCTGTGATTGGCTTTGATGTTTTAGCCGCAGCAATACCTAGCCCGAGAGCTGGTTGCATCAAAAAAAAAGGTATAACAACCGTTAGCACGCCAAAAAATAGAGCAGGCATTAAGCTTGGCGCTGTTAACCAATGATTTGGCAACAATAGTATAAATACCAATGCAAAAATAACCCCTATGAAGTAATGACTAAACCAACCAATTGCGCATTCATTAGGTTGTGCAGCGGTTTTACTAATAGCAAGGTGTTTCCACTTGCCGTAGCGCATTAAACATAGCCAGCGACCCACTATACAAAAGTTTAAAGAGTTAATACCAAACTTACTAAGTAGTAGCGCCCATACATCAAGTAATGCCGTAGCACCTATACCAATAATTATGACCGCCAACCAATCAATTGTTGAAAACATAATGTCACCCTTTGCTGAAAACTTAAGCACTATGATATATACTTGCAAAAACGTTAAATACAAAGATTTAATCAAACTTAAATTGCAAAAGTGGAATCATGTTAGACGATATAGTGTTGTTTGTGCACATAGTTCAACAAGGGGGCCTGTCTCAAGCAGGCGAGTATTTATCGCTCCCTGCGGCAACCGTTACAAGGCGATTACAACGCCTAGAGTCTCGACTGGGCCAAAAGCTGCTGCACCGCTCTGCGCGCCAATTTACACTAACCCAACAGGGAGAGGTTTATTACCAAAGCTACGCAAGTTTAGTTGAGCAGTTTGAACAAACCAGTCATCACCTCAATCAACAAAAAGAGCAATTAAGCGGCAAACTTAAAGTGCTTGCGCCGCTTAATATTTGCCATGGCTTTTTAAAGTCAATGTGGTTGTCGTTTACTAAAGAGTATCCTGATATCCAATTGGAACTTGTTTTAAGCAATCAACTTGAAGACATAATTAAAAGCCAAGCCGACTTAGCATTAAGAATCGGCCCACAAGCGGATTCACTTTTGCAACAAAAAAAACTCGGACAAGCAGATTCGATTTTGGTGGCTACCCCAATTTATTTAACCAATGCACCAGTGCTCACAGAACCAAGCGACCTTAAACAACACCGCTTAATTGGCACGACACTAAGAAATAAATGGCCACTCACTCACATTACTTCACGCGCAAGCTATACACACATGTGTCGATTTAGCAGTATTTATAACGATACTGGCTTTGTTAAATACCAAGTGGCTGATCATCAAGGAGTAGGCTTATTACCTAGATTTGAAATTATAAACGAGTTGGCAACAGGAG
Proteins encoded:
- a CDS encoding LysR family transcriptional regulator; translation: MDKLTAAQVFVDVAYSGSFTATADRLEMSRPMVTRHIESAEAWLNTRLLHRTTRKVTLTTAGEACLPEIEQWLAQANRLVEQTKSQQQLSGKIRVATSMSLGFAQLAPIFTRFMKRHPNVQIDIDLEDSTTDLIEQRVDLAIRIAANPDPSLIGKPIAECESILVASADYLADYPPITTPQQLSAHQCLGYKNFDRYIWHLHNGDEFQSVDVKCNLSANEATTLLHAAIAGGGISVQPTYLANQYILDGRLQRVLAPWTLNQMKIYVLYPSRQHLSATVRALIDTLSDEFKNPAW
- the tmpT gene encoding thiopurine S-methyltransferase, which encodes MQAEYWLKRWQNNDVGFHGDNVNPSLDRYFTNLNLPLDSRVFVPLCGKTVDIHYLLNKGMQVVGVELSELAVQQLFDELALTPKITTHGLLTAYQALGICIWAGDVFALTVEHLGHVDAIYDRGALVALPYTIRSQYAQHLISLSDAAPQLLITCIYDQSQRSGTPYSVPAAEVQSIYAKQYSLKMLSCEKLNQGIKGVTPASIVVWLMTARAS
- a CDS encoding LysR family transcriptional regulator, with product MLDDIVLFVHIVQQGGLSQAGEYLSLPAATVTRRLQRLESRLGQKLLHRSARQFTLTQQGEVYYQSYASLVEQFEQTSHHLNQQKEQLSGKLKVLAPLNICHGFLKSMWLSFTKEYPDIQLELVLSNQLEDIIKSQADLALRIGPQADSLLQQKKLGQADSILVATPIYLTNAPVLTEPSDLKQHRLIGTTLRNKWPLTHITSRASYTHMCRFSSIYNDTGFVKYQVADHQGVGLLPRFEIINELATGEFVRALPNWQSHNREIFAIWPSGRLLSKKAVCLRDYIHNFIQQQLPGS
- a CDS encoding MBL fold metallo-hydrolase; the protein is MNLRTLLLSTLLASNIAIADETPLTLDVYNADSNSFHVNATLVYGRTDAILIDTGFTKADALRIAAKVIDSGKQLKTIFISQADPDYYFGAEVLQQFFPDAKIITTPAVHQKIAAKLKGKLAFWTPKMGENAPKNPVVPKIFNGNSLKIEGHTIEIRGTEGEHNHRPYLWIPDNKAILGNVAVYANVHLWMADAQTQAEQNAWAKQLNEMKALNPDVVIPGHMKAGTQLDAANIDFSIQYLKDFAHAKQSSDSSKLLIDKMTNSYPEAVLPMALSIGAKVHKGEMKW
- a CDS encoding class III extradiol ring-cleavage dioxygenase, which gives rise to MPQPANVFFLSHGGGPLPLLGEPSHKDMVECLQTVAAKIKKPSAILMISAHWESTPIAITASATPKLIYDYYGFPKQAYQLTYPCAGQPQLANLVQQALTTHNIDSKLDLQRGYDHGMFVPLKIMYPEADIPCVQISLHPSLDPLLHVEIGKALQSIDYDNLLIIGSGFTFHNMRAFGVTQSNDVNQQNQAFENWLVSTIADQTLTEQQREHQLLAWQQAPAARFNHPREEHLLPLHVCYGAAMCASTEVFELNIANKRASMYLWQ
- a CDS encoding DUF2938 domain-containing protein, giving the protein MFSTIDWLAVIIIGIGATALLDVWALLLSKFGINSLNFCIVGRWLCLMRYGKWKHLAISKTAAQPNECAIGWFSHYFIGVIFALVFILLLPNHWLTAPSLMPALFFGVLTVVIPFFLMQPALGLGIAAAKTSKPITARIKSILSHAVFGVGLYLSALALSLF